The Blautia hydrogenotrophica DSM 10507 genome window below encodes:
- a CDS encoding DUF523 domain-containing protein — translation MKILVSACIMGVDCKYNGKNNKNLAAINYLKDKEIICICPEQLAGMATPRPCAEIVNGVVTDENGNDVDLEYKRAVSMALSKIQHEDIELAILQSRSPTCGVNQIYDGSFTGKLISGMGLFAKALKERGIKVIDVEEVESFNLLDCPQLQSI, via the coding sequence GTGAAAATATTAGTTAGTGCTTGTATTATGGGAGTGGATTGTAAATACAATGGAAAAAATAACAAAAATCTGGCAGCTATCAACTACTTAAAAGATAAAGAAATTATTTGCATTTGTCCAGAGCAATTAGCAGGTATGGCTACTCCCAGACCTTGTGCAGAGATTGTGAATGGTGTAGTAACAGACGAAAATGGAAATGATGTTGATTTGGAATATAAACGAGCAGTATCAATGGCATTATCCAAAATTCAACATGAAGATATTGAGTTAGCTATACTACAATCCAGAAGTCCTACCTGCGGAGTAAATCAAATATATGATGGTAGCTTTACCGGAAAATTGATTTCTGGAATGGGATTGTTTGCAAAGGCATTAAAAGAACGAGGCATCAAAGTTATTGATGTTGAAGAAGTAGAAAGCTTTAATTTGTTAGACTGTCCCCAGCTTCAATCAATCTAA